GAGGGATGGAAAAGCGTGGCATCCGGCACGGTCATGCAGCGTTACGCTTGCGGCCTCATAAGCAACCCTGGTGCCGATCTTCCACAATCCTCATGATGAGCAACCATTAGGATTTGAGCGGCCGTTTTTCCCAAGGCTGTCCGCGCTGCAGAACGGCATTTGCGAAGATGAGGAGCTTTCGGGCGCAGGCGATGAGGGCGCTTTTATGCGCCTTTCCTTGGTCGACGAGGCGAGTGCGCAGTGCGATCAAGGCCGGGTTCCATTTGTAGGCGGCGGGCAAGGCCGCGGCATAGAGCGCAGTACGGACGCGAGCGCGGCCGCCGGCGATATGGGCCTCGCCGACGCGGCCAGCGCTTGTGTCGTCAAAAGGGGCAAGGCCTGCCAGAGAGGCGGCCTGCTCGCGGGAGATCCGGCCCAGTTCCGGCATGCCGATGATCAGTGCCAGAGCGGTGCGCAGGCCGATCCCCTCGATGGTCAGCACCAGGTCGAGGCGAGCAGCCAGATCGGCATGACGGCGCAGGTCGGCGTCGAGCCGGGCCACTTCATAGGTGACCCGCCGCTTGGCGGCTCTGGCATCGGCCTCCAGCTTGGCCCGCAATCGCGGGTCGCGCTGATGCTCGAGCCGGGTCTTGGCGCGCTTGTAGTCCTCCTCGGCCTGCTCGATGAAGGTGAGGCGGTCGGCAAAGGGGGAAAAACGTCGATCGGGTGGCGACCGATCGCCGTCCATGAGGGCGGTGAAGGCTGCGATCAAGCGCGCATCCAGCTCATCAGTCTTGGCTCGTCGCAATCGTGCTAGAGCAAAGGCCTTGATCTGCAGCGGCTGGATCACCGAGACGGTGAAGCCGTATGCGCGCAGCGCCTCGACAACGCCGCGCTCATAGCCGCCGGTCGCTTCGATGCCGATGCGTTTGACGTTTTGTGCTTTCAACAGGCCGGCCAATTGGCGCCAGCCGTCCTTGTCGTTCGGCACCTGCCAGAGCTCGGTGCTGCCATGAACAGCGATGTCCAGCTTGGCCTTGGCCGTGTCGATCCCGGCCACTTTCGTGTTAGTCTTTGCCATCTTCGTCGTCCCATCCTTGCGATGCGAACCTGGTGTTCTTTCAACCATCCGGGTCCGATGAAGAGGGCGACCGTGATCTTGCTCACCAACAGCCCGAAACGGCTCAGGCGCGAACGATCAAACGGCCGCCGCCGGATCCGAGGTGGCCGCCTCGGATCCGGCATCCCCCTCAACGAGGGACGGCCTCAGTCTGGCAGGTTTTTCCAATACAAGGCGTGAGCGCGCCAGCGCGAGCCTCGAACCACGGCTGACTTCCATGCAGGTCCAGCCTCAGGCCGGGCGCGCCCGGGGCGATGTGGCGCGATTCAGCAGGACGAGGCCGGCAATGATCGCGGCGAAACCCGCGACATGGAACCAGGCGAGCCGCTCGCCGAGCCAGAGCATGGCGAAACCCGCCGAGAAGACCGGGCTGAGATAGAGGAAGACCGCGGCACGCTGCGGGCCGTTGGTCACCACGCCGTAGAGATAGAAGAGATTGCCGAGCATGGTCGGGCCGAGCCCGACATAGGCGATGGCCGCCAGCGCCGTCTGGGGATCGGCCTCCGGCCAGGCGAGCCAGGGGCCGCCGAGGGCGAGCCAGACGAGATAGACCGGCAGGAAGACGAGGAGCAGCGCCACCCAGCCGGTGGCGACCGACAGCGGCAGCGCATCGATGGTGCGCGTCCAGTCGCGCAAGCGCAGCGAGAACCAGGCGAAGGTGATGGCCGCGCAGAGCGAGAGCAGGTTGCCGAGATTGAAGTCGAGCCCGGCGAGGACGGCCGGATCGCCCTTGGTGATGATCAGCACCGTGCCGGCGAAGGCGATCGCCAGCGACATCCAGGTCAGCGGCGCGACCCGCTCGCCGCCCGAGACGAGGCCGATCAGCGCGACCCAGATCGGCGTCGTCGCATTGATGAAGCCGACCTCGATGGCGATGCTGCGATAGGCGCCGCCGAGCAGCAGGTAGGAGAACAGGCCGACGCCGACGATGCCGCCGACGACGAGATCGCCGGCGCGGGCGCGGATGGCCGGCAGGGCCGCCCGCAGCGTCGGCAGGGCGACAAGGGTCAGGACGACGAGCCCGATCGCCCAGCGCCAGAACACCAGCGACGGCAGGGGCACGATGTCGCGTGCGGCGCGCGCCACCACATGGTTGCTGCCCCAGAGCGCGCCGGTCGCAATCAGCGCGGCGATGCCGAGGAGAGCGCGGGGATGGGGTGCTTGCGGATCGTTCATGCCAGTCCCGGTGACCTTCGCGGAGCGAATGCGACATCCCCTATCACGATCGTCGGACGCCTCGCGCGAAACGCAGCCCTGCATCAAAGCGGGCCGTGCGGCACGCCCCTTCGCGCAGGTTCACTGCATCAGGACCGGTGGTCGGGTGCGGCACCGCGGGGACGCATGAACCCATGGGTTAGCGCGCATTCTGCAGCCTCGTCGAGGCCATGACTTTCCCATCCCTCATGGCAAGGTGCGAGCCGAAGGCGAGCCTCGAAACGGCCGCTCTCACCGCAGCACCCGTCATCCCGAAGCGCCCACGCTGTGGCGGGCGCGCTGCGAAACGTGCCAGGGCAGGAGCAGGCGCTCGGCGAAGTCGACCAGGAAGAACAGGATGGTGCCGACGATGCCGAGCAGCATGAGCGAAACGAAGACGCGCACCGTGTCGAACTGGCCCTGGGCCAGCAGGATCTGGAAGCCGAGGCCCTGGCTGCCGGCGACGAACTCGCCGACGATGGCGCCGACCAGCGCGAAGGAGATGGCGACCTTCATGCCGGCGAAGAGGCTCGGCAGCGCGCAGGGAAAGCGGATCTTGAACAGGATGGCCCAGGGCGAGGCGCGCGAGACCCTGGCGAGATACAGCATGTCCGGGTCGACCGAGCGCAGGCCGAGCACTGTGTCGATGACGACGGGAAAGATCGCCAGCATCAGCGCGATCGCCACCTTCGGCTCGGTGCCGGTGCCGAGCCAGATGACGAAGAGCGGCGCCAGCGCGACCTTCGGGATCGAGTTGAGCGCCACCAGCAGGGTGTAGACGGTGCGCTCGAGCAGCGGCGAATAGACGATGCCGACGGCGAGCGCGACGCCGAGCGCCACCGCCAGCACGAAACCGAGCGAGGTCATCGCCAGGGTGAAGCCGAGATGGCGCAGGAACAGGCCCGGCGTCTCCATGAAGGCGGCGACGATGGCGGTCGGCGACGGCAGGATCAGGGGCGAGGGCTGGAAGATCAGGACGCCGATCTCCCAGAGCACCAGGGCGGCGGCCAGGACCGCGACGACGTCGCGGACCTCGTTGTCGGCGGCGAACAGCCGTTTCAGGGCGCGCATCATGGGCTATTCCTTGACGATCCCGAGCTCGGCGAAGTGGTGGCGGATGCGTTTGACATAGGCCGCGAATTCCGCGCTCTCGCGAATGGCGAGCGAGCGCGGGCGCGGCAGGTCGATCGTGACGATGTCGATGATCCGGCCCGGTGCCCTGCCCATCATCACGACACGATCGGAGAGGAACACGGCTTCGGCGATCGAATGGGTGATGAACAGAAGCGTCTTGCGCGTCTCCTGCCAGATCCGGGCCAACTCGATGTTGAGGTCGTCGCGGGTCATGGCGTCGAGCGCGCCGAACGGCTCGTCCATCAGCAGCAGGTCGGGATCGGCGAGCAGCGCCCGGCAGATCGAGGCGCGCTGGCGCATGCCGCCGGACAGCTCCCAGGGGTAGCGATGCTCGAAGCCGCCGAGCCCGAAACGGTCGAGCAGGGCCCGCGCCCGGTCGTGGTAGTCGGCGCGCTTGAGGCCGAGGAACTCGATCGACAGGAGCACATTGTCGAGGACGCTGCGCCAGTCGAGCAGCACGTCGCGCTGGAACACCACGCCGAGGCCCTG
This window of the bacterium YEK0313 genome carries:
- a CDS encoding Transposase IS116/IS110/IS902 family protein — its product is MAKTNTKVAGIDTAKAKLDIAVHGSTELWQVPNDKDGWRQLAGLLKAQNVKRIGIEATGGYERGVVEALRAYGFTVSVIQPLQIKAFALARLRRAKTDELDARLIAAFTALMDGDRSPPDRRFSPFADRLTFIEQAEEDYKRAKTRLEHQRDPRLRAKLEADARAAKRRVTYEVARLDADLRRHADLAARLDLVLTIEGIGLRTALALIIGMPELGRISREQAASLAGLAPFDDTSAGRVGEAHIAGGRARVRTALYAAALPAAYKWNPALIALRTRLVDQGKAHKSALIACARKLLIFANAVLQRGQPWEKRPLKS
- a CDS encoding putative DMT superfamily transporter inner membrane protein — encoded protein: MNDPQAPHPRALLGIAALIATGALWGSNHVVARAARDIVPLPSLVFWRWAIGLVVLTLVALPTLRAALPAIRARAGDLVVGGIVGVGLFSYLLLGGAYRSIAIEVGFINATTPIWVALIGLVSGGERVAPLTWMSLAIAFAGTVLIITKGDPAVLAGLDFNLGNLLSLCAAITFAWFSLRLRDWTRTIDALPLSVATGWVALLLVFLPVYLVWLALGGPWLAWPEADPQTALAAIAYVGLGPTMLGNLFYLYGVVTNGPQRAAVFLYLSPVFSAGFAMLWLGERLAWFHVAGFAAIIAGLVLLNRATSPRARPA
- the ssuC_15 gene encoding Putative aliphatic sulfonates transport permease protein SsuC, coding for MMRALKRLFAADNEVRDVVAVLAAALVLWEIGVLIFQPSPLILPSPTAIVAAFMETPGLFLRHLGFTLAMTSLGFVLAVALGVALAVGIVYSPLLERTVYTLLVALNSIPKVALAPLFVIWLGTGTEPKVAIALMLAIFPVVIDTVLGLRSVDPDMLYLARVSRASPWAILFKIRFPCALPSLFAGMKVAISFALVGAIVGEFVAGSQGLGFQILLAQGQFDTVRVFVSLMLLGIVGTILFFLVDFAERLLLPWHVSQRARHSVGASG
- the tauB_4 gene encoding Taurine import ATP-binding protein TauB, encoding MSTPVVAEAYVSVRGAGKTYMSPRGPVSALADIDLDIAPGEFVSVVGPSGCGKSTLMKCVAGLEAVSSGEIRVGSAPIDGPPQGLGVVFQRDVLLDWRSVLDNVLLSIEFLGLKRADYHDRARALLDRFGLGGFEHRYPWELSGGMRQRASICRALLADPDLLLMDEPFGALDAMTRDDLNIELARIWQETRKTLLFITHSIAEAVFLSDRVVMMGRAPGRIIDIVTIDLPRPRSLAIRESAEFAAYVKRIRHHFAELGIVKE